The sequence below is a genomic window from Corynebacterium afermentans subsp. afermentans.
CGGGGGCGATGGCGCACAGCGTGTCCAGGATCTGGTGCACGCCGAAGTTCAGCATCGCGGAGGCGAAGATGATCGGCGAGGTGATGCACTGTTCGAAGAGTTGCTGGTCGTGAACGGCGCCGTCTTCAAGCAGAAGCGACGCCTCCTCGACGGCGGTCTCCCACACGTCGCCTTCCTTCGCCTCCGCCTCGTCGGGGGAGTAGTGCTCCTCCGGGGCGATGGTGGAGCCGCCGGCGGTGCGCGTGAAGTGCACATATCCGTCGATGTCGCCGTCGCGGGAGACGTGCGCCAGCCCGCGGAAATCGCCTGCCTCGCCCACTGGCCAGTACAGCGGAGTCGGCTGCAGGTCGATCTCGGAGACGATCTCGTCGACAAGCTCGAGCGGCTCGCGGCCCACGCGGTCCCACTTGTTAATCACGGTGACAATCGGCAACCCGCGCGCCTTGCACACGCGGAAAAGTTTCAGGGTTTGCGGCTCGAGGCCTTTGGCTGCGTCGATAAGCATCACTGCGGCATCGACGGCGGAAAGCACACGGTAGGTGTCCTCGGAGAAGTCCGCGTGGCCCGGCGTGTCCACCAAGTTGACCACGTACGGCTCGCCCTCGTGGCCGTCGGGGGCGTACTCGAACTGCAGCGCCGAGGAGGCGACCGAGATGCCGCGGTCTTTTTCCATCTCCATCCAGTCCGACACGGTGGACTTGCGGTTGCCCTTGCCGTGCACCGCTCCGGCCTCCGAAATCACGTGCGCGTGCAGCGCCAGCGCCTCCGTAATCGTCGACTTACCGGCGTCCGGGTGGGCGATGACGGCGAATGTGCGGCGGCGCGCGGCCTCGGAAACGGTACTCATAAGCAGCTAGCTTATCGACGCACCTCCGGCCAAGTACAGTCGTGTCCATGACAACAATCGGAGTGTTTCTCGGATCCGTACGCACCGGCCGCATCGGCGAAGATGTCGGCGCCTGGGTGATGGACGCCGCCGCCGAGCGCGACGCGGACTACCGCCTGCTCGACCTGGCCGATTTCGACGTGCCGCACCTGACCGCCGAGGTCGTGCCTGGTGCGGCGAACAAGCAGTACGACGACCCGGTGGTAACCCGCTGGTCCGAGGCGGTGGACGCCTGCGACGGGTTCGTCTTTGTAACGCCCGAGTACAACCACTCCATCCCGGGCACGATGAAAAACGCCTTCGATTCGCTCTTCGGCGAGTGGGCTGGAAAGCCCGTGGCGTTCGTGGGCTACGGCGGCGACGGCGGCGTGCGCGCGGTGGAGCACTGGCGCCAGATTGTGGCGAACCTGTCCATGCGCGGCATTCGCAACCAGGTGGCGCTGGACATTTTTGGCGAGGACGTTGAAGACGGCGAGCTCGCCCCGCGCGAGGACAAGCAGGCGGCGCTCACGCGCGCGCTGAGCGACCTGGAGGCCGAGCTGGGCTAGTCCGCCAGCGGGAGCTCGAACTTCAGGCCCTCGCATGTGATGCGCCCGGGCTGCTTGCCGTTCCACTCGGGCGTGAAGCCGACCTCCTCGAGCGCTTTGACGACCGCCCGGCCGATTTCGGCGTCGGACTCGTCGCCGGGGTTGTCCAGGGAGCTGAAGCCGAATAGGAGTTCGCCGGTGTGGATGACGCTGTCGATGTCCTGCATGGTGCAGTAGGCGTAGCCTTTATGGCCGTCTTCGCGGGCGACGTCGGCGCCGTCCTCGGCGGCCTCGCCCATGTCGTAGCCCTCGTCGAAGGAGAAGGCGAGATCGCGCTTGGCCAGGGCGTCGCGCAGCGCGTCGATGCGTTTGGCATCCTCGGAGGCTTCGGGGACTAAGCGGGCGTATTCGTCCCGGACCTCCTCGAAGACGGACACGGGGACCCCGTCGTCCTCGAGTCCGGCGGTGATCATGTCTGCGCTCCAGCCGTGGCAGAGCTGCAGGGAGATTGCGCTGGTGGTCTCGTCGGGTTCAAAAAGGCCGGGTGCGGGCGGGTACTTGCTGTCGAACATGGCGTGGTGTGTCATGCCCCACACGCTACCGTGCGGCGTGGATCACATTCTGGGTCTTGCCCAGGCCTTCGCTGATAATCAGCTGCGAGGCTTCGGCGGCGAGCGCGACCTGGGCGGAAATGTCACCCTCGATGGGGGAGAGCACCCAGTCCGGCACCGCCACACCTTTCGGCGGGCGCCCGATGCCCATGCGCACACGCAGGTAGTCGCGGGTGCCCAGGTGTTCGGTGATGGACTTCAGCCCGTTGTGGCCGTTTTCGTTGCCGCCGAGTTTCACGCGCACTTTCCCGGCGGGCAGGTCCAGCTCGTCGTGCACCACGATGATGCGCTCCGGCGTAACCCCCAGGGCCTGGGCCAGCGGGCCGACGGCCTCGCCGGTGGTGTTCATGTACGTCGTGGACCGGGCGTAAGCCACGCCGTCGCGCACCTGCACATGGGCTTTGATGCCGGGCACCGGCTTGAGCTGGTCGGCGAGCTCGTCGAGCGCCATGTACCCCACGTTGTGCCTGGTGGCGGCGTATTTCGCACCCGGGTTGCCCAGCCCCACCACGAGCCACTCCGCCTCCAGTGTGGGTGTGCGTTTGCGCCTGAAGAATCCGAACATGATGCATACTTTAGCCATGGACTTTCCACGCGTAGTCGCAGCGCCCATGGCCGGCGGGCCGTCCACGCCCGCGCTCGTCAACGCGGTGAGCTTCGGGTTCATCGCACTCGGCACCTGCACCGCCGTCCAAGCACGCGAGTGGCTCGCCGCGTGCGAGCCGCCGTTCGGCGCCAACCTGTTTGTGCCGCAGCGCGAGCCTTTGCTTGACGACGTCCTCACGCTCGCCGGCCGCCTCCACCAAAAAGTCCCGGACGTCTCCTCCGATTACGCGGAGAAGTTCGCGCTCGTTCTTGACGCCGCGCCGGCCGTGGTCTCGTCCACGTTCGGTTGCTTCACCGAAGCCGAGATCGCCCAACTGCACGCCGCGGGCTCGGAGGCGTGGGCGACGGTAACCAACCCGGTCGAGATCGCCGAGGCGCAGCGCAGGGGCGTCGACGGCATGATCGTCCAGGGCCCGCGCGCCGGCGGCCACCGCGCAACCTGGGACCAGCACGACGATCCCGATCAGCGCCCGCTGGAGGAGCTGCTCGCGCTCGCGGACGGTCCGGTGATCGCGGCGGGAGGGGTGCGGGGACCGGAGGACGTCGCCAAGCTTGATGCCCCCGTCGCCTGCGGCACCGCGTTCTTGCTCGCCGACGAAGCCGGCACCAGCGCGCGCAACCGCGACCTGCTGCGCACGGACACGCCCGCGGTGGTCACCCGCGCGTTTTCCGGGCGGTGGGCGAGCGGGGTGGAAACCGCCTTCACCCGCGAGCACCCGGACCTGCCGCCGACCTACCCGTACCTACGCCCCATGACCAGGGACAACGACTACTGCCTCGTTGGCGCGGACCGCGGCGAGCTCATGGCAGCCCCAGCGCGCGAGATCGAGCGGATGCTAACGCCGTAGCCGGCCGGGGCGATGTTTTAGGTATGAAACTTTCCAAGATTGCCATCGCCACCGCAACCACCGGCGCGCTTGCGATGGGCGCGCTCGCCCCGGCCGCTCCCGCCGCGCCTGCCGAAAACGACCGCGCGTACAGCGGCAGCTCCTGGGGGCTGTACAGCTTCCTCATGACCAACATCATGAACGGGCTCGACCAGATCAACGGCGGCGCGGACAGGCACCCGACCGAGAAATTCGGTGGGGTCATGCTCAGCGCGTTGCCGCTGGCGATCCTGCTGTTCCCGCTGCAGATGATCGCCGAGGCTGAGGTCCGCCTGCTGGACCGCTTGGGCGTCTAGTACACCCGCGTCGTGTTCTCGATCGCGCCCAAGCCCTCGATTTCCACGCGCACGGTGTCGCCGTCGGCGAGGTAGCGCTTCGGCTCGCGGGCGTGGCCCACGCCGGCGGGCGTGCCGGTGGCGATGACGTCGCCGGGCTCGAGCGGGTAGAGATGCGAGATGAACTCCACCAGCTTCGCCGGGGTGAACACCAGATCGTCGGTGGGGGCGTGCTGCATCACCTCGCCGTTGACGGTGGTGGTGATCGCAGGGCCCGGCTGCCACTCGGTGTCCAGCCACGGGCCGAAGCCGGCGGTCTTCTCCAGCGATTTGCCCTGATGCCACTGCTGCGTGCGCTTTTGAAAGTGGCGCTGGGTGTAGTCGTTGATCACCGAGTAGCCCGCGATGTGCTCCGCGCCGTCTATGGCGTGGCGGGCGCGGGTGCCGATGATGACCGCGAGCTCGCCCTCGAAATCGAGCGTGTCGGCGTTGAAGCTGGGCACTTCGGCGTCGTCGTAGGCGCCGATGAGCGCCTCCGGGTACTTGATAAACAAGGTGGGCACATCGGGTTGCTCGTGGCCCATCTCCGCGATGTGCTTGGCGTAGTTCAGGCCGACGCAGATGATCTTGCCAGGCCGCGGGATCACCGGCGCGAGGTCGCCAGGGGCGAAGGTGATCTCCTCGCCTTCGTCGAAGGTGCCGTCGCGCAACAGCTTGCCGACGTCCTCCGCGCCCAGCTTGACCGCCCTATTGTCATCGGTGATGCGCGCGGCGGTGGTGGTGTCTCCGGTTCTGATCGTGGCAAGTTTCATGCGCGCTAGCCTATCGCGCGCAGGATCTCATCCGCCGCGTCCGCCGACGCGATAGCCAGATCCACCTGCTCTTTCGCGCTGAATGGTTTGAGCACGTAGTCCGCCGGCGCCATCCTCCCCGGCGGGCGGCCGATGCCCACCGCCACCTTGTTATACGGCTTGCCGCCTAAAGATTTCGTGATGGACTTCAACCCGTTGTGCCCGTGGTCGCCGCCGCCGAGGCGCAGCTTCACCTCGCCGAGCTCCAAGTCCAGCTCGTCGTGCACCACGTACAAATCGGCCGGCTGCACGCCGAAGTAATCCATCAACGCTTTGACGGGGCCGCCGGAGACGTTCATGAAAGACTGGGTGCGGGCGATGACCGCATGGTCGTCGTCAAGCAAGCGCCCCTTCGCCAGCTCGGCGATCTCCGTGTTCGTGCGCTTGTGCACCGCAAGCTGCGCCGGCATGGGGGTCGCGCGGCCGAGCAGTTCCTCCACGACGAACACGCCCGCGTTGTGCCGCGTGGCGGCGTACTGCGGGCCGGGGTTGCCAAGGCCGACGATCAAGATAGTCACGCCCACGAGGATAACCCACCCGAGAATGCGGAAAACCCGCCGCCGCGGCAATGCGGGGGCGGGTTTAAGCAGGGGAGGGTTTACTCCTCGCCCTTCTCCTCAGCCGGAGCGTCGGACTCGGCGCCGGCCTCAGCGCCGCCTTCCTCAGCCGCCTCGGCCTCAGCTTCGAGGTCCTCGTCAACCTGCTCGTAGGTGACGTTGACGATGAGGGTCTCTGCATCGGAGATGAGCTCTGCGCCTTCCGGCAGCTTGACATCGGTTGCGTAGAGAGCGTCGCCGATCTCCTTGCCCTCGATGGACACGGTCAGCTCGTCCGGGATGGACAGCGCGTCGATCTCGATCTCGACGTAGTCGGTCTCCTGCAGCACAACTGCGCCCGGAGCGGCCTCGCCCTCCATGACAACCGGGACCTCGACGGTGACCTTCTCGCCGCGCTTAATGCCGAACAGGTCGATGTGGTCGATGTCCAGGGTGATCACGTTCTGGTCGATGTGCTTGACCATGGCCATCAGCTTCTCGCCGTCGAGCTCGAGCTCGACGATGGCGTTGGCGCCGTCGTTACGCACGATCGCGGTCATCTCGATGAGGTCGACCGCGAAGTGGATGTTCTCGATGCCCTTTTCGTACAGGACACCCGGGATCTTGCCGTCGCGGCGCAGACGGCGTGCGGAGCCTTTGCCGAACTCCTCGCGACGCTCACCCTTGATGACGGTGGGGGTAATAGCCATGTTGTACTCCTTCGTGTGTGAAGGGCCACAGGCCTTGCCTGCGACCACTAAACGGATATGTGCTCGTCGAGTGATCGCAAAAGGATCTCAAAATCGCGTCGATAACGGCCCTTTAAAGGCCCTCGCCGAGACTGCTACAGGGTAGCAGCCGGTTTCTGCCACACAAAATGCCCGCCCGCCTGGGCTTCCTCGTACTCGTGCCCCAACGGGATGCCGCCGCGTTCGCGCATCAGCAGCGTGACCACGAAGCCCGTGACCGTCGCGGCCATCAAGTACACGGTGATCGCGGTGGTGCCGCCCGTCGCCTCGCGCAGGGCAGCGGCGATGGTGGGGGCGAACGCGCCACCCAGGATCGCGCCGAGCGCGTAGGAGATGGACGCGCCGGACGCGCGGATGGAGGCGGGGAAGAGCTCGGCGTAGAACGCGCCGATCTCGCCGTAGGTCAGGCCGAGGCCGACGGTGAGGAAGACCAGCGCCGCGGTGATCTTCGGTAGCGACCCGGTGTCCACAAGCGGGAACAGTACCGCCACGCCAACGGCCTGCACGACGAAGCCGATTAAAAGCGTGCGGCGGCGGCCGATGATGTCGGAAACCCAACCGGCGAACGCGGTGGTGCACAGCCAGGTGGCGGCGGAGGCCGTCACGGCCCATAAAATGTCGCCGCGCTCGATCGCCAGCCCGGCCGGGTCGGTGGCGTAGTTCTGGATGTAGCCGCCGGTGGTCATGTAGCCCACCGTGCCGTTGGCGGCGAAGATCAGTGCTGCAGCGACCACGAGCCCGGCGTGGCGCTTGAACAACGACCCGACCGGGTTTTTCGCGCCGACCTCGCGCATCTGTTCCACCACGGGCGATTCCTCCACGCCGGTGCGGATCCACCAGCCCAAAAATGTCAGCCCGATGGACAGCATAAACGGCACGCGCCAGCCCCACTGCAAAAACGCCTCGCCGGGGGCGATCATGGTCATCAGCGCCAGCACGCCGGAGGACAGCAGCAGCCCCGCTGGCACGCCCACCTGGGGCCCGGCGCCGTAGAGGCCGCGCTTGTTGGTCGGCGCGTGCTCCACGGCCAAAAGCACGGCCGAGCCCCATTCGCCGCCGGCGGAGGTGCCCTGCAGGATACGCAGCAGCACCAGGGCGGCCGGCGCGAACCAGCCGGCGGTTTCGTAGGTGGGCAGCAGCCCGATCAGCGCGGTGGCGGTGCCCATGGTGAACAGCGTGACCATGA
It includes:
- a CDS encoding 50S ribosomal protein L25/general stress protein Ctc, with the translated sequence MAITPTVIKGERREEFGKGSARRLRRDGKIPGVLYEKGIENIHFAVDLIEMTAIVRNDGANAIVELELDGEKLMAMVKHIDQNVITLDIDHIDLFGIKRGEKVTVEVPVVMEGEAAPGAVVLQETDYVEIEIDALSIPDELTVSIEGKEIGDALYATDVKLPEGAELISDAETLIVNVTYEQVDEDLEAEAEAAEEGGAEAGAESDAPAEEKGEE
- a CDS encoding DUF6891 domain-containing protein, coding for MTHHAMFDSKYPPAPGLFEPDETTSAISLQLCHGWSADMITAGLEDDGVPVSVFEEVRDEYARLVPEASEDAKRIDALRDALAKRDLAFSFDEGYDMGEAAEDGADVAREDGHKGYAYCTMQDIDSVIHTGELLFGFSSLDNPGDESDAEIGRAVVKALEEVGFTPEWNGKQPGRITCEGLKFELPLAD
- the pth gene encoding aminoacyl-tRNA hydrolase, producing MFGFFRRKRTPTLEAEWLVVGLGNPGAKYAATRHNVGYMALDELADQLKPVPGIKAHVQVRDGVAYARSTTYMNTTGEAVGPLAQALGVTPERIIVVHDELDLPAGKVRVKLGGNENGHNGLKSITEHLGTRDYLRVRMGIGRPPKGVAVPDWVLSPIEGDISAQVALAAEASQLIISEGLGKTQNVIHAAR
- a CDS encoding NADPH-dependent FMN reductase, which produces MTTIGVFLGSVRTGRIGEDVGAWVMDAAAERDADYRLLDLADFDVPHLTAEVVPGAANKQYDDPVVTRWSEAVDACDGFVFVTPEYNHSIPGTMKNAFDSLFGEWAGKPVAFVGYGGDGGVRAVEHWRQIVANLSMRGIRNQVALDIFGEDVEDGELAPREDKQAALTRALSDLEAELG
- a CDS encoding MFS transporter; this encodes MRSEQRRVIAATTIGTAIEWYDYFLYAAVAGLVFNQVMFGPLGPAAATIVSFLTVGLSFLFRPLGAVLAGHFGDRLGRRGVLMVTLFTMGTATALIGLLPTYETAGWFAPAALVLLRILQGTSAGGEWGSAVLLAVEHAPTNKRGLYGAGPQVGVPAGLLLSSGVLALMTMIAPGEAFLQWGWRVPFMLSIGLTFLGWWIRTGVEESPVVEQMREVGAKNPVGSLFKRHAGLVVAAALIFAANGTVGYMTTGGYIQNYATDPAGLAIERGDILWAVTASAATWLCTTAFAGWVSDIIGRRRTLLIGFVVQAVGVAVLFPLVDTGSLPKITAALVFLTVGLGLTYGEIGAFYAELFPASIRASGASISYALGAILGGAFAPTIAAALREATGGTTAITVYLMAATVTGFVVTLLMRERGGIPLGHEYEEAQAGGHFVWQKPAATL
- the pth gene encoding aminoacyl-tRNA hydrolase; translated protein: MTILIVGLGNPGPQYAATRHNAGVFVVEELLGRATPMPAQLAVHKRTNTEIAELAKGRLLDDDHAVIARTQSFMNVSGGPVKALMDYFGVQPADLYVVHDELDLELGEVKLRLGGGDHGHNGLKSITKSLGGKPYNKVAVGIGRPPGRMAPADYVLKPFSAKEQVDLAIASADAADEILRAIG
- a CDS encoding peptide chain release factor 3; translated protein: MSTVSEAARRRTFAVIAHPDAGKSTITEALALHAHVISEAGAVHGKGNRKSTVSDWMEMEKDRGISVASSALQFEYAPDGHEGEPYVVNLVDTPGHADFSEDTYRVLSAVDAAVMLIDAAKGLEPQTLKLFRVCKARGLPIVTVINKWDRVGREPLELVDEIVSEIDLQPTPLYWPVGEAGDFRGLAHVSRDGDIDGYVHFTRTAGGSTIAPEEHYSPDEAEAKEGDVWETAVEEASLLLEDGAVHDQQLFEQCITSPIIFASAMLNFGVHQILDTLCAIAPAPEGRASDPKAVEASTTAMDEQREVGDDFSGVVFKVQAGMDKNHRDTLAFMRVVSGEFDRGMQVTHAQSGRSFSTKYALTVFGRNRDTVETAYPGDIIGLVNAGALAPGDTIYAGKKVQFPPMPQFAPEHFRTLRAKSLGKYKQFRKALDQLDAEGVVQILRNDARGDAAPVMAAVGPMQFEVMQARMENEYNVETVTEPIPYSVARRTDAESAPELGRQRGVEIFTRTDGELIALFGDKWKLAFVEKEHPELTIEPLIAD
- a CDS encoding nitronate monooxygenase, with protein sequence MDFPRVVAAPMAGGPSTPALVNAVSFGFIALGTCTAVQAREWLAACEPPFGANLFVPQREPLLDDVLTLAGRLHQKVPDVSSDYAEKFALVLDAAPAVVSSTFGCFTEAEIAQLHAAGSEAWATVTNPVEIAEAQRRGVDGMIVQGPRAGGHRATWDQHDDPDQRPLEELLALADGPVIAAGGVRGPEDVAKLDAPVACGTAFLLADEAGTSARNRDLLRTDTPAVVTRAFSGRWASGVETAFTREHPDLPPTYPYLRPMTRDNDYCLVGADRGELMAAPAREIERMLTP
- a CDS encoding fumarylacetoacetate hydrolase family protein, with the protein product MKLATIRTGDTTTAARITDDNRAVKLGAEDVGKLLRDGTFDEGEEITFAPGDLAPVIPRPGKIICVGLNYAKHIAEMGHEQPDVPTLFIKYPEALIGAYDDAEVPSFNADTLDFEGELAVIIGTRARHAIDGAEHIAGYSVINDYTQRHFQKRTQQWHQGKSLEKTAGFGPWLDTEWQPGPAITTTVNGEVMQHAPTDDLVFTPAKLVEFISHLYPLEPGDVIATGTPAGVGHAREPKRYLADGDTVRVEIEGLGAIENTTRVY